The Arachis hypogaea cultivar Tifrunner chromosome 14, arahy.Tifrunner.gnm2.J5K5, whole genome shotgun sequence genome has a segment encoding these proteins:
- the LOC112741580 gene encoding stilbene synthase 1-like: MVSASDIRKVQRAEGPATVLAIGTANPPNCVDQSTYADYYFRVTNSEHMTDLKKKFQRICERTQIKNRHMYLTEEILKENPNMCAYKAPSLDAREDMMIREVPRVGKEAATKAIKEWGQPMSKITHLIFCTTSGVALPGVDYELIVLLGLDPSVKRYMMYHQGCFAGGTVLRLAKDLAENNKDARVLIVCSENTSVTFRGPSETDMDSLVGQALFADGAAAIIIGSDPVPEVENPLFEIVSTDQQLVPNSHGAIGGLLREVGLTFYLNKSVPDIISQNINDALTKAFDPLGISDYNSIFWIAHPGGRAILDQVEEKVNLKPEKMKATRDVLSNYGNMSSACVFFIMDLMRKKSLEAGLKTTGEGLDWGVLFGFGPGLTIETVVLRSVAI, encoded by the exons ATGGTGTCTGCAAGTGACATCCGCAAGGTTCAAAGAGCAGAAGGTCCTGCAACCGTCTTAGCGATTGGCACAGCAAATCCACCAAACTGTGTTGATCAGAGCACATACGCAGATTACTATTTTAGAGTAACCAATAGCGAGCACATGACCGACCTCAAGAAGAAATTTCAGCGCATTT GTGAGAGAACACAGATCAAAAACAGACATATGTATCTAACGGAAGAAATACTGAAGGAGAATCCTAACATGTGCGCATACAAAGCACCGTCCTTGGATGCAAGGGAAGACATGATGATCAGGGAGGTACCAAGGGTTGGAAAAGAGGCTGCAACTAAGGCAATCAAGGAATGGGGTCAGCCAATGTCTAAGATCACACATTTGATCTTCTGCACCACCAGCGGTGTTGCATTGCCTGGCGTTGATTACGAACTCATCGTACTCTTAGGGCTCGACCCAAGCGTCAAGAGGTACATGATGTACCACCAAGGCTGCTTCGCTGGCGGCACTGTCCTTCGTTTGGCTAAGGACTTGGCTGAAAACAACAAGGATGCTCGTGTGCTTATTGTTTGTTCTGAAAATACTTCAGTCACTTTTCGTGGTCCTAGTGAGACAGACATGGATAGTCTTGTAGGGCAAGCATTGTTTGCCGATGGAGCTGCTGCGATTATCATTGGTTCTGATCCTGTTCCAGAGGTTGAGAATCCTCTCTTTGAGATTGTTTCAACTGATCAACAACTTGTCCCTAACAGCCATGGAGCCATCGGTGGTCTCCTTCGTGAAGTTGGACTTACATTCTATCTTAACAAGAGTGTTCCGGATATTATTTCACAAAACATCAATGATGCACTCACTAAAGCTTTTGATCCACTAGGTATATCTGATTATAACTCAATATTTTGGATTGCACATCCTGGTGGACGTGCAATTTTGGACCAAGTTGAAGAGAAGGTGAACTTGAAGCCAGAGAAGATGAAAGCCACCAGAGATGTGCTTAGCAATTATGGTAACATGTCAAGTGCGTGTGTGTTCTTCATTATGGATTTGATGAGAAAGAAGTCACTTGAAGCAGGACTTAAAACCACCGGAGAAGGACTTGATTGGGGTGTACTTTTTGGTTTTGGTCCTGGTCTCACTATTGAAACTGTTGTTCTCCGCAGCGTGGCCATATGA